The sequence TGCTGTTCACCTCCCAGGCCGTCGAGTCTTACTGGGCCGGTAAATCTACCGCCGAGCAACTCCAAGAGGTTGCTAAGAACGTCAGGAAGGAGCGATGGGAGTCCATCAAGAACGCCGGTGTCGACACCGTCCCTTCGTGAGTATTTCTGGACTGCATACACCCTTCGTTCTGTCCTGACTTTCAATTCTCTTACAGAGGTGACTTCACCCTCTAcgaccatcttctcgaccactCTTTCAACTTCGGCGTCATCCCCGAGCGATACGTCGCCCAGAACTTGACCCCCTTGGACACCTACTTCGGTATGTAGCTCAGAACTGTTATCAGCAGTTGCCTCAAGGCTGACTGTGCAATGTAGCCAtgggtcgaggtcgacagGACCGATCCAAGGGTATCGACGTTGTTGCTTCCGAGATGGGCAAGTTGTGAGTTTTTTTTTTCTACATTGCTCTTCTGTCCTGAGTCGATCGGCATCCGTGCTAATTTCCTACTTCTTAGCTTCGACTCCAACTACCACGTCGTCAAGGTCGAccactctccttccaccgaGTTCAAGCTCAACCAAAACCAGCAGCTCGCTGAGTACGAGGAGGCCAAGGCTCTCGGTATCACTACCCGACCCGTCCTTTTCGGTCCCATCACCtacctctccctcgtccgAAAGGCCAACAACGCCCCTGCCGAATTCCAGCCccttgacctcctcgacaAATTGATCCCCGTCTACTCTGAGCTCCTCAAGCAGCTCAAGGCTGCCGGTGTTGAGGAAGTCCAGATCGATGAGCCCATCCTCGTTGTCGACAAGGCCGAGACCCAGGGTGACCTTTTCAAGAAGGTTTACGAGGCTCTCGCCCCCGTTGCCCCCAagatcaccatcaccaccgcctACGGCCGTGTTGGCAAGTCTATCGAGTTCCTCAAGGACCTCCCCGTTTACGgtctccacctcgacttGGACCGAGAGCCCAAGCAGCTCGACGAGGTCGTTGCTGCCATCAAGCCCACCAAGCTTCACCTCGAGCTCGGTGTCGTTTCTGGCCGAAACATCTGGAAGAACGACCTCAAGGCCTCCAAGGACCTCGCTGAGAAGGCTATCGCTGAGCTCGGTGCCGACCGTGTCAccgtctcctcttcttcttctctcctgcaCACCCCTATCTCCATCAAGGTCGAGACCAAGCTCACTCCTCAGCAATTGAGCTGGCTCTCTTTCGCCACTGAGAAGTGTGAGGAGGTTGCCGCTCTCGCTGGTGCCCTCAACGGCAAGGAGTCTGAGCTCTTCGAGCAGAACACCAAGGACATTGCTGCCCGACGAGAGTTCGAGCGAACCTCCGACTCCGCTGTCCGAGACCGAGTTGCCGGTATCACCGAGGAGCAGCTCAAGCGAAAGTCCCCCTTCGCCGCCCGACGAGAGGCCCAGAAGAAGCACCTCAACCTCCCCAAGTtccccaccaccactaTCGGTTCTTTCCCCCAGACCAAGGAGATCCGTGTCGCCCGTGCCAAGTTTGGTAAGGGTGAGATCACCCAGGAGGAGTACGAGAAGGccatggagaaggaggtccAGTCCGTTGTCGAGTTCCAGGAGAAGACTGGTCTCGACCTGCTCGTCCACGGAGAGCCCGAGCGAAACGACATGGTTCAGTACTTCGGAGAGCAACTCAACGgtttcatcttcactcAGGTTCGTTTTTGTCTATTCTTACATGATCGAAGGTTGAACTGACTTATCTTGTCTTACAGCTTGGTTGGGTTCAATCTTACGGTTCCCGATACGTTCGACCTCCTATCGTTGTCTCTGACGtttctcgaccttcccCCATGACTGTCAGGTGGTCCGCCTACGCTCAAAGCTTGACCCAGAAGCCCATGAAGGGTATGTTGACTGGTCCCGTTACCATCCTCAACTGGTCTTTCCCCCGTGCCGATATCAGCAAGGAGGTTCAGTCCAAGCAgcttgctcttgctctccGAGACGAGGTCGTCGACCTCGCCAACGCCGGTATTAAGGCTATTCAGGTCGACGAGCCTGCTATCCGAGAGGGTCTTCCCCTCCGAAAAGCCGACTGGGACAACTACCTCACCTGGGCTGTTGACTCTTTCCGACTCTCTACTTCCGGTGTCGAGGACGACATCCAGGTCCACTCCCACTTCTGTTACTCCGACTTCGGAgacatcttcccctccatCCAGCGATTGGATGCCGatgtcatctccatcgagGCCTCCAAGGCTGACCTCAAGCTCCTTGACGTTTTCAAGTCTTACGGTTACTCCAACGAGATCGGACCCGGTGTTTACGACATCCACTCTCCTCGAGTTCCCTCCGCTCAAGAGATCAAGGATCGAATTGCCGCCATGGCCAAGGTCCTACCCGCTGATCTTTTGATCGTCAACCCCGACTGTGGTCTCAAGACTCGAGGCTGGAAGGAGACCGAAGAGTCCCTCTCCAACTTGGTCGAGGCTGCTCGATGGGCCCGAGAGACCTACGCTTAAGCGTAACGTCGTCTGTTTCACCAATTCATTGCATGAGCTTCAACACTCTgttcctccccttcttccaaaccccctccctcccccccTCGCATTCCCAATACAAAACAAAATATTTCCATCATGTGTGATACCCAGTCCCTTTCAAGGTTTCATCTTTCGTTCAATTGTCAATATAGTTGCTGTGTGTTACTGTTGGTGAGCTGTGCAACTGCAGGGTAGTTTTGATAGAATACTTTGTAGTGCAGTAAGAGAGTaaaagaagagaaaatGCAGTCTGTTCAACCGGCATCATCGTATCGTAGCAGTCTACTGCCTGAGTCTACTGGCATCAAGAAGCATAACTGAGCAATGGGAGGAGACGAAGCTAAACAAGTGACGAAAGAAACGGAACTGGCGCGATCAAGACGCGCGTGACTTGATCGGACATTAACTGGTCTCGTCCAAGTATCATTGGTTCTCTCAACATTCGCTGGATTTGAGACCATGCTTCTGCCTACTCTACACCCTGCTCCACAATGTCACTCGCATCGTTCCCACTTGAATCGATCGGCTTGCCAAAGGACATGCAAGACGCTGCAAACCGAGGTGAGCTAGATAGAGTGGATTGTGTTGTGTTGACCTTGGAGAGGCTGACGTCAAACATTTCTGATCCTCTTtttcctcgatctccatGGGACTCTTATCAACTTGGTCAATATCGACACCTACGGCgcgacctcatcatcaccatgcGGATCTCCTCGAATGGTCTCCAAACCACACCGGTGTGCTGTACGATGACG is a genomic window of Kwoniella newhampshirensis strain CBS 13917 chromosome 13, whole genome shotgun sequence containing:
- a CDS encoding 5-methyltetrahydropteroyltriglutamate-homocysteine S-methyltransferase, with product MVKSAVLGYPRIGTNRSVKKAVESYWAGKSTAEQLQEVAKNVRKERWESIKNAGVDTVPSGDFTLYDHLLDHSFNFGVIPERYVAQNLTPLDTYFAMGRGRQDRSKGIDVVASEMGKFFDSNYHVVKVDHSPSTEFKLNQNQQLAEYEEAKALGITTRPVLFGPITYLSLVRKANNAPAEFQPLDLLDKLIPVYSELLKQLKAAGVEEVQIDEPILVVDKAETQGDLFKKVYEALAPVAPKITITTAYGRVGKSIEFLKDLPVYGLHLDLDREPKQLDEVVAAIKPTKLHLELGVVSGRNIWKNDLKASKDLAEKAIAELGADRVTVSSSSSLLHTPISIKVETKLTPQQLSWLSFATEKCEEVAALAGALNGKESELFEQNTKDIAARREFERTSDSAVRDRVAGITEEQLKRKSPFAARREAQKKHLNLPKFPTTTIGSFPQTKEIRVARAKFGKGEITQEEYEKAMEKEVQSVVEFQEKTGLDLLVHGEPERNDMVQYFGEQLNGFIFTQLGWVQSYGSRYVRPPIVVSDVSRPSPMTVRWSAYAQSLTQKPMKGMLTGPVTILNWSFPRADISKEVQSKQLALALRDEVVDLANAGIKAIQVDEPAIREGLPLRKADWDNYLTWAVDSFRLSTSGVEDDIQVHSHFCYSDFGDIFPSIQRLDADVISIEASKADLKLLDVFKSYGYSNEIGPGVYDIHSPRVPSAQEIKDRIAAMAKVLPADLLIVNPDCGLKTRGWKETEESLSNLVEAARWARETYA